The sequence below is a genomic window from Brevibacillus agri.
AGTCTGTCGCCCCCGCCGCCTGCTGCCCGGCTTTTCCTGACACGTAGTCTTGGACCGCTTGCAGCAGCGATTGCAGCTTTTCCGTACTTTTTTGCGGATTGGGCGGCTCGGTGTTCAAGGCGATGCGTGCGCCGCTTATTTTCACTTCCATATCGCCGTAGACGGCGGCGTTTTCCGAACGAACGAGGCTTTCGGCTTTGTACCAGCCTTCGACGAAGCTGTTGTACTGCTGCTTGGCTTGTGTCCAGTCGCTTGCTTCGACTGCAGCCAGGCTTTTTTCCAGAAAAGGCAGCAGGGCAGCGATTTGCTTGTGCGCCTTTTCTTTTGGCTGTGCCGGTGATTCCTGGGCCGTGACGTAGCGATCGGCGGCTTTGGCCAGGTTGGAGATGGCTGCGGCCGCGTCCTCCGGCTTGGACTGTACCTGGGCGAGAGCTTGCTCGGCTTGCGCGATGGCAGCCGACAGCGCCTGTGCGTCTGCTGAAGTATCCTCTGCGTTCGCAGCCCAGATCGTCTTCATGCTGGCAACGGCTTTTGTCGCTTCGTCCCAATTTTTATCGCCGCTGCTGATGAGCGCGTCGCTGGAGAGGGCGATCAACTGTTTGAGCTGCTCGGAAGCAAGTGGCGCTGCGAAGGCAGACGACAGCCCGGAGAGAAGCAGCAGCAGGCAGAGGAAAACGGAAAAAAGATAGCGTTTCAAGGGATTCACTCCATCCTTGCTAGTTGGTTAAAACAGTGTGTCTCCGATGTAGCCGCCTTCGCTGGCACCCGGCAGACAGGCGTACAGGCCGCTGCCGACGTGGGTGATGTATTCGTTGAGCAAATCGACAGACGCGAGCTTTTGTTGCATCGGGATAAACTGCTTGCGCGGGTCGCGGTTGAAGCAGATGAACAGCAGTCCGGCGTCCAACTGCCCGGTCCGCGCATCCAGTCCGCTCGAATAAGAGTAGCCGCGGCGCAGTATTTTGACTTTGCCTTCCATGTGGGCGAGAGCGACGTGGGAGTTGACTGGAATGACCGGATTGCCGTTAGCGTCTTTGCGGTCCAGCTCCAGATCGTCGAACTCGTTTGTTTTTCCGAGCGGCGCACCGGAGTCGCGATGTCGGCCAAACGTATTTTCCTGGTCGTCCAGGGCAGAGCGGTCCCAGACCTCGATCCGCATGCGGATTCTGCGCATGACCATGTAGCTGCCGCCAGTCATCCAGGCCGGTTCGTCGGAAGGTTGCACCCAGACGACTTCATCGGCTACAGCCGGGTCGCTGACCTTCGGGTTGTTGGTTCCGTCCTTGAAGCCCATCAAATTGCGCGGGGTAGAACCGCTCGGATCGGCTGCGCCCGTGCGCTGAAAGCCTTCCTGAACCCAGTGGAGGACAGCTTTGCCGCGCGCGATGCGGGCCAGGTTGCGCAGCGCGTGAAAAGCCACCTGCGGATCGTTGGCGCACACCTGGACGACGACGTCGCCGCCAGACCATTCCTTGCGTATTTCATCGCTGTTGAAGCGGGGCAAGTCGACCAGAGCGGCGGGCCGTTTGCCAGACAGTCCGAAGCGCTCGTCGAAGAAGGAAGCGCCGAGTCCAAACGTAATCGTCAGGCGCATCGGGTTCAGCCCCGCGCTCTCGCCTGTATCGGCGGGCGGGAGGTGAGGGCTGCCGCTTTCCTCGTCCGCGGTTTTGCCAGCCGTCAAGCGGGCTGCTGCTGCGGTCCAGCTCTGGAACAGCTTGCGCACATCGTCGAGCGAGGCCGTCGTTAAATCAAAAGCACCCATGCAGATAAAATCCTGCATAGGTGTAATGATCCCGGCCTGATGCTTGCCGTAAAAAGGAATGATGCCGTCGGCAAGCACAGGCGCTGCAGCGGCTTTTTCGCTGGAAGAAGCGGACGGCAGCAGCGATTTCACGCCGGTAGCGCCGAGAATCAGCCCGAGTCCGCCGACACCCGCCAGCTTCAGTGCCTCGCGACGTGTCAGCTTTGTGTTGTCGCTTGCGGGATGCTTGTTTTCCATCAGGTTAGCCCCCAATGATCGTGCCCATTTTGGACAGTGGTTCAGCCAGGGCATCGAGAGACTGGCTCAGTTTTTTCACCTGGTCTTCCTTCAACTCGGTGTACAACACGTAGCCGTTGTCCTTGCGGTAAGGCGCGAGCGCTGCGTCAAGCTCGGCAAAACGGGTTTCGATCTCTTTGGACAAAGCTTCGTCCTTGGCATCGACAGCAGGCTTGAGCACTTTGAAAATCTCGTGTGCGCCCTCTACGTTTGCCGCGAAATCGTACAGGTCGGTGTGGGAGTAGCGCTCTTCCTCGCCTGTCACCTTGCTGGTCGAAACTTCGTTCAAAAGCTCTACTGCGCCTGTTACGAGCATTTTCACGTCGATATCCACGCTCTCGACTTTCACGCGCAGTTGCTTGACGTCTTGCAGAAGCTGGTCTGCCACCGGGCCTTGGTCAGCGACGGACTTGGTTTCCCAGAGAGCTTTTTCCAATTTGTGATAGCCGCGCCATTCGTTATCGGGAACATCGCCTTCGCGAGCATCAATCCACGGGTCGAAGTCGCCGAGCGATTCCGCGATCGGCTCGATTCGTTCAAAGTAGGCGCGAGCTGGCGCGTACTCGCTTTTCGCTTTTTCCATGTCGCCAGCTTTGACGGCGGCCGTAAAGCTTTCCGTCGCTTTTACCAACTGGTCTGTCTGTTCAATGACCCATTTGCGGTAGGCGTCGATGGGAGCTTGCAGGTCTACGGCAGCGGTGTTCGCGGCGGTTTCGGCAGCGGCCGG
It includes:
- the efeB gene encoding iron uptake transporter deferrochelatase/peroxidase subunit, producing the protein MENKHPASDNTKLTRREALKLAGVGGLGLILGATGVKSLLPSASSSEKAAAAPVLADGIIPFYGKHQAGIITPMQDFICMGAFDLTTASLDDVRKLFQSWTAAAARLTAGKTADEESGSPHLPPADTGESAGLNPMRLTITFGLGASFFDERFGLSGKRPAALVDLPRFNSDEIRKEWSGGDVVVQVCANDPQVAFHALRNLARIARGKAVLHWVQEGFQRTGAADPSGSTPRNLMGFKDGTNNPKVSDPAVADEVVWVQPSDEPAWMTGGSYMVMRRIRMRIEVWDRSALDDQENTFGRHRDSGAPLGKTNEFDDLELDRKDANGNPVIPVNSHVALAHMEGKVKILRRGYSYSSGLDARTGQLDAGLLFICFNRDPRKQFIPMQQKLASVDLLNEYITHVGSGLYACLPGASEGGYIGDTLF
- the efeO gene encoding iron uptake system protein EfeO, encoding MMKKWGYPLSAVVLGSSLLLSACGSTETAKEEKKPEAAQPDKPAAAETAANTAAVDLQAPIDAYRKWVIEQTDQLVKATESFTAAVKAGDMEKAKSEYAPARAYFERIEPIAESLGDFDPWIDAREGDVPDNEWRGYHKLEKALWETKSVADQGPVADQLLQDVKQLRVKVESVDIDVKMLVTGAVELLNEVSTSKVTGEEERYSHTDLYDFAANVEGAHEIFKVLKPAVDAKDEALSKEIETRFAELDAALAPYRKDNGYVLYTELKEDQVKKLSQSLDALAEPLSKMGTIIGG